Proteins found in one Choloepus didactylus isolate mChoDid1 chromosome 3, mChoDid1.pri, whole genome shotgun sequence genomic segment:
- the MXD4 gene encoding max dimerization protein 4 isoform X2 yields MELNSLLMLLEAAEYLERRDREAEHGYASVLPFDGDFARKKTKAAGLVRKAANNRSSHNELEKHRQDPGQVQQGILGGLPRGGIWENSSFVNTAVAARLPSRAPGLGSATSNSPAPPTPPAPVPRLWVWARPQWGEEPFESGFPRPRSQQDTRFLGSVSRLCSASRGPWPVFIWDGPLSFSMCTRSL; encoded by the exons ATGGAGCTGAACTCCCTGTTGATGCTGCTGGAGGCGGCCGAGTACCTGGAGCGCAGGGACCGAG AGGCCGAGCACGGCTACGCCTCGGTGCTGCCCTTCGACGGCGACTTCgccaggaagaaaacaaaggcggCCGGCCTGGTGCGCAAGGCCGCGAACAACAG GTCTTCACACAATGAACTTGAAAAGCACAG GCAGGACCCCGGGCAAGTGCAGCAGGGTATTCTGGGAGGACTTCCCAGAGGCGGCATCTGGGAAAACAGCTCCTTCGTGAATACAG CTGTCGCTGCCAGGCTGCCCTCCAGAGCCCCTGGGCTGGGCTCTGCCACCAGCAACTCACCAGCGCCCCCCACTCCGCCAGCACCAGTCCCCCGTCTCTGGGTCTGGGCCCGTCCGCAGTGGGGAGAGGAGCCTTTCGAGTCCGGGTTTCCACGTCCTCGATCACAGCAAGACACTCGGTTCTTAGGCTCCGTGAGCCGTCTGTGCTCTGCCTCTCGCGGTCCTTGGCCCG